A section of the Paenibacillus aurantius genome encodes:
- the plsY gene encoding glycerol-3-phosphate 1-O-acyltransferase PlsY, giving the protein MQLLAVIISYLLGSVSFSFLAGKLLKGIDIRQHGSGNAGATNTLRILGKGPAIAVLVLDVAKGVAAVILGRWLGDGNLWIPILCGLAVIIGHNWPVFFGFRGGKGIATAIGVLATLSFLPALFAGLIAILLIVITRYVSLGSLVFTALTPVFLAIMGRERELLWASLIIAVFAYVRHRSNIKKLIARQENKLGASRKQG; this is encoded by the coding sequence GTGCAGCTACTTGCGGTGATTATCAGTTACTTGCTCGGGTCCGTCAGCTTCAGCTTTCTGGCGGGCAAGCTGTTGAAAGGAATCGACATCCGCCAGCACGGGAGCGGCAATGCCGGAGCGACGAATACGCTCCGCATTCTGGGGAAAGGACCGGCGATCGCCGTCCTGGTACTGGATGTGGCCAAGGGCGTTGCCGCCGTCATCCTCGGCAGGTGGCTGGGAGACGGGAATCTGTGGATTCCCATTCTATGCGGACTTGCCGTGATTATCGGGCACAATTGGCCCGTTTTCTTTGGGTTCCGGGGAGGCAAGGGCATCGCCACCGCCATCGGCGTACTGGCGACCCTGAGCTTCCTGCCGGCTCTTTTTGCGGGACTTATTGCCATTCTACTAATTGTGATTACTAGATACGTCTCCCTCGGCTCACTTGTTTTTACGGCGCTGACTCCTGTCTTTCTGGCCATTATGGGCCGGGAGAGGGAGCTCTTGTGGGCCAGTCTTATCATTGCGGTTTTCGCTTACGTCCGCCATCGCTCCAATATCAAGAAGCTGATCGCGAGACAGGAGAACAAGCTGGGGGCCTCGCGCAAGCAAGGATAA
- the der gene encoding ribosome biogenesis GTPase Der, which translates to MAKPVIAIVGRPNVGKSTIFNRLIGDRLAIVEDKPGITRDRLYGTGEWLNQSFNVIDTGGIEIDGEDEILKSVRVQAELAIEEADVIVFMVDGKVGITPADEEIGQLLFRSHKPVVLAVNKIDNIKMQENIYEFYSLGFGDPIAVSGAHGIGIGDLLDAAAQHFPEDQEDPYGEDVIKVALIGRPNVGKSSLVNAILGEDRVIVSPVAGTTRDAIDTPFERDGQQYVLIDTAGMRKRGKVYETTEKYSVMRALKAIERADVVLVVINGEEGIIDQDKHIAGYAHEAGKAALFVVNKWDVVEKDDKTMNQFTQNIRDHFLFMSYAPVTFVSAKTKQRLHKLLPVVTEVAEHHSMRVPTHVLNDVVSDAVAVTPPPTDKGRRLRVNYATQVAVKPPTIVFFVNDPELMHFSYLRYLENKIRASFNFEGTPLRLFTRRKSSDE; encoded by the coding sequence ATGGCAAAGCCCGTTATAGCCATTGTAGGCCGGCCGAACGTAGGCAAATCAACAATATTCAACCGGCTGATCGGGGATCGCTTGGCCATCGTGGAGGACAAACCGGGCATTACCCGTGACCGCCTTTACGGTACGGGCGAATGGCTGAATCAAAGCTTTAATGTCATTGATACCGGTGGCATCGAGATAGACGGCGAGGACGAGATCCTGAAATCGGTCCGGGTACAGGCCGAGCTTGCGATTGAAGAAGCAGACGTCATCGTGTTCATGGTAGACGGCAAGGTGGGAATAACACCGGCTGACGAAGAGATCGGCCAGCTGTTGTTCCGGTCGCATAAGCCCGTGGTGCTGGCCGTCAACAAAATCGACAATATCAAAATGCAGGAAAACATCTATGAATTCTACAGCCTGGGATTTGGAGATCCCATTGCGGTTTCCGGGGCTCATGGAATCGGAATTGGGGATTTGCTCGACGCGGCAGCCCAGCATTTTCCGGAAGACCAGGAGGATCCGTACGGCGAAGACGTCATTAAGGTCGCTCTCATCGGCCGTCCGAATGTCGGCAAGTCCTCGCTCGTGAACGCCATCCTTGGCGAGGACCGGGTAATCGTCAGTCCGGTGGCGGGAACAACCCGGGATGCCATCGATACTCCGTTTGAACGGGACGGCCAGCAGTATGTGCTGATCGATACCGCCGGAATGAGGAAGCGGGGCAAGGTATACGAAACGACGGAGAAATACAGCGTCATGCGCGCCTTGAAAGCGATTGAAAGAGCGGATGTGGTGCTGGTGGTCATTAACGGCGAGGAAGGCATTATCGATCAGGATAAGCATATTGCCGGATACGCTCACGAAGCCGGAAAGGCCGCCCTGTTCGTGGTAAACAAGTGGGATGTCGTGGAGAAGGACGACAAAACGATGAACCAGTTTACTCAGAACATCCGGGATCACTTTCTCTTCATGTCGTATGCCCCCGTCACCTTCGTATCGGCCAAAACTAAGCAGAGGCTGCATAAGCTGCTGCCGGTTGTAACAGAGGTGGCCGAGCACCATTCGATGCGGGTGCCGACTCACGTCCTGAATGACGTGGTCTCCGATGCGGTAGCGGTAACGCCGCCTCCTACGGATAAGGGACGCCGGCTGCGCGTAAATTATGCCACTCAAGTAGCAGTGAAGCCTCCGACCATCGTCTTCTTCGTTAATGATCCGGAGCTGATGCACTTTTCTTATCTGCGATACCTCGAGAACAAAATCCGGGCGTCCTTTAACTTCGAAGGAACCCCGCTTCGCTTGTTTACTCGCAGGAAATCGTCGGACGAATAG
- a CDS encoding capping complex subunit for YIEGIA, giving the protein MAKIVAVVSTQRDKIAGGAPIFLASDSAERQKLAFELEKILDAMAHELDEETMILVNHH; this is encoded by the coding sequence ATGGCTAAGATAGTAGCCGTCGTATCCACCCAGAGAGACAAAATTGCAGGAGGAGCCCCGATCTTTCTTGCCTCCGATTCGGCCGAGCGGCAGAAGCTGGCCTTTGAGCTGGAAAAGATACTGGATGCTATGGCTCATGAACTGGATGAGGAAACCATGATCCTGGTTAATCATCATTGA
- a CDS encoding YIEGIA family protein, with the protein MAWYEGRFTLGIAIGIVFGMIARFQMLRTDYRQYPTYPHGKIIHIALGFIAAGLGAVAVPALLNKEYTAVTFLTLAAQQFRDVRKMERETLMKIDETELVPRGSAYIEGIAMVFEGRNYLVILTALVTTLCTVLFAWYWGVTAGVLALLLNAMLKSGKNLKSIVDVQPAEIRIDGPGLYVDNIYIMNIGLEDTRDKMRKHGMGFILTPSNKDGRISIANLGQRQAILHNLSAILGIYRDSGEPSLLPMAKLDLEDGRLAVFFLAPQVHLEQALQILQHVPLLEYAVRLPRKAERKGRSG; encoded by the coding sequence TTGGCTTGGTATGAAGGCAGATTTACGCTAGGCATCGCCATAGGGATTGTGTTCGGGATGATTGCGAGGTTTCAGATGCTCCGGACGGATTACCGGCAGTATCCGACTTATCCCCACGGGAAGATTATTCATATCGCATTGGGCTTTATAGCAGCCGGTCTTGGCGCTGTGGCGGTTCCCGCTCTCTTGAACAAAGAATATACGGCCGTCACTTTTCTGACTCTGGCCGCCCAGCAGTTTCGGGACGTGAGAAAAATGGAACGGGAAACATTGATGAAAATTGATGAGACGGAGCTGGTTCCCCGAGGGAGCGCCTATATTGAAGGAATCGCCATGGTCTTCGAGGGGAGAAACTACCTGGTTATTCTGACGGCGCTCGTCACGACTTTGTGTACCGTTCTTTTTGCCTGGTATTGGGGAGTGACGGCGGGTGTCCTCGCTCTGCTTCTGAACGCCATGCTGAAATCGGGGAAGAATTTAAAAAGCATTGTGGACGTTCAACCGGCCGAAATCCGAATCGACGGACCCGGTCTTTATGTGGACAATATTTATATAATGAATATAGGACTTGAGGACACCCGGGACAAAATGCGGAAGCATGGCATGGGCTTTATTCTGACTCCGTCTAACAAAGACGGGCGCATCTCCATAGCGAATCTGGGACAGCGGCAGGCCATCCTGCACAACCTCTCGGCGATTCTCGGGATCTACCGGGATTCCGGAGAACCTTCTCTGCTGCCGATGGCCAAACTTGATCTGGAGGACGGGAGGCTGGCCGTTTTCTTCCTGGCCCCTCAAGTTCACCTGGAGCAGGCCCTTCAAATATTGCAGCATGTGCCCCTGCTCGAGTATGCCGTCCGGCTGCCTCGCAAGGCGGAGCGCAAGGGAAGGAGCGGATAG
- the rpsA gene encoding 30S ribosomal protein S1 has protein sequence MSDETNVQGNSTPENGVNPETTEAANGNETVAEVGGDAVEQANATAEETPAAGQDEYTDVAELKKGSTVKGKIVKVDADQAFVDIGYKYDGIIPIRELSSVQVGTAADVVEVGQEVELKVVSLNDEKEKLVLSKRAVDSENAWDELQQKLDSKETFEAKVTDVVKGGLVVDLGVRGFIPASMVERHFVEDFSDYKGRTLKLRVKEIDREKNKVILSQKDVLDEEFEANKQQVLSGIEAGQVIEGTVQRLTPFGAFVDIGGIDGLVHISEMAWNHVEHPSEVVKEGDKVKVKVLKVVPESERISLSIKAAQPGPWERVNEELEIGSIITGTVKRLASFGAFVEVAPGIEGLVHISQIAHRHIGTPHEVLEEGQQVNVKILDINPQEKRVSLSIKETEEAPAQEAGSERQPRQSRQPRQQRDAAADEYMANNKNEKLSLTLGERFGDKLSKFK, from the coding sequence ATGAGCGACGAGACGAATGTTCAAGGAAATTCCACGCCGGAAAACGGCGTGAACCCGGAAACAACGGAGGCAGCTAACGGCAACGAAACCGTGGCCGAAGTGGGAGGGGACGCCGTAGAGCAAGCCAATGCGACAGCAGAGGAAACCCCTGCAGCCGGCCAGGATGAATATACGGATGTGGCCGAACTGAAGAAGGGCTCCACGGTAAAAGGCAAGATTGTTAAAGTGGACGCCGACCAAGCTTTCGTAGACATCGGCTACAAGTACGACGGCATCATCCCTATCCGTGAGTTGTCCTCCGTACAAGTCGGCACTGCCGCCGATGTAGTCGAAGTGGGGCAAGAAGTGGAATTGAAAGTCGTATCCCTGAATGACGAGAAGGAGAAGCTGGTTCTTTCCAAGCGTGCTGTGGACAGCGAGAATGCGTGGGATGAGCTTCAGCAGAAGCTCGACAGCAAGGAGACTTTCGAAGCCAAGGTTACTGACGTCGTCAAAGGCGGTCTGGTTGTGGACCTGGGCGTTCGCGGATTTATCCCTGCTTCGATGGTGGAGCGTCATTTCGTGGAAGATTTCAGCGATTACAAGGGCCGCACCTTGAAGCTTCGCGTAAAAGAGATCGACCGCGAGAAGAACAAGGTCATCCTATCCCAGAAAGACGTTCTGGACGAAGAATTCGAAGCCAACAAGCAGCAAGTGCTTAGCGGCATTGAAGCCGGCCAGGTTATCGAGGGAACGGTTCAACGCCTGACTCCTTTCGGTGCTTTCGTGGATATCGGCGGCATCGACGGCTTGGTCCACATTTCCGAAATGGCTTGGAACCATGTCGAGCATCCGTCCGAAGTCGTGAAGGAAGGCGACAAAGTGAAGGTGAAGGTGCTGAAAGTGGTACCGGAAAGCGAGCGCATCAGCCTGAGCATCAAGGCCGCTCAACCGGGACCATGGGAGCGCGTAAACGAAGAGCTGGAGATCGGTTCGATCATAACGGGAACCGTTAAGCGTCTTGCCTCCTTCGGAGCTTTTGTGGAAGTGGCGCCTGGCATCGAAGGCCTGGTCCACATCTCCCAGATTGCTCATCGCCATATCGGCACTCCGCATGAAGTGCTGGAAGAAGGCCAGCAGGTGAACGTGAAGATTCTCGACATCAATCCGCAAGAGAAGCGCGTAAGCCTGAGCATCAAGGAGACCGAAGAAGCTCCTGCCCAGGAAGCCGGTTCCGAGCGTCAGCCAAGACAGTCGAGACAGCCTAGACAGCAGCGCGACGCGGCTGCCGACGAGTACATGGCCAACAACAAGAACGAGAAGCTGAGCCTGACCCTTGGAGAAAGATTCGGGGACAAACTCAGCAAGTTTAAATAA
- a CDS encoding lysophospholipid acyltransferase family protein: MLYRIFRFLFKLLFVGIYRLEVIGRENVPAHGPVVLCANHTSNLDPPLVGVPLKRKVHYMAKEELFRVPVLGWLISRFGAFPVKRGGVSKESIRLAIQLLKENRMMGIFPEGSRSNAGGMGKKGAAMLALRSNATVIPVAIVGEYIPFRKMTIIYGKPVDLSEFAGGGSESLEAATDKIMNTIRQMVTTHKIMGKN; this comes from the coding sequence ATGCTGTATCGGATATTCCGTTTTCTTTTCAAGCTGTTGTTCGTTGGGATTTACCGGCTTGAGGTGATTGGGAGAGAGAATGTGCCGGCCCATGGACCGGTCGTTCTGTGTGCCAATCACACAAGCAATCTCGATCCGCCTTTAGTGGGGGTACCGCTCAAGCGGAAGGTTCATTATATGGCTAAGGAAGAGCTCTTCCGTGTTCCGGTCCTGGGCTGGCTGATCAGCCGCTTCGGAGCCTTCCCTGTCAAAAGAGGCGGCGTAAGCAAAGAATCCATCCGGCTGGCTATCCAGCTGCTGAAAGAAAACCGGATGATGGGGATCTTCCCCGAAGGAAGCCGCAGCAATGCGGGCGGGATGGGCAAGAAAGGGGCGGCCATGCTAGCGCTCCGGTCCAATGCCACCGTTATTCCGGTTGCCATCGTTGGCGAATACATACCTTTTCGCAAAATGACGATTATTTATGGCAAACCGGTGGATTTGAGCGAATTTGCCGGCGGCGGGTCCGAGTCTCTCGAAGCGGCTACCGACAAAATCATGAATACCATTCGCCAAATGGTTACAACCCATAAAATAATGGGTAAAAATTGA
- the cmk gene encoding (d)CMP kinase — MDRFNIALDGPAGAGKSSAARLVAGRLGFVYVDTGAMYRAVTWKILQLGLKPEQTEEVVKAARRMNIKLTPGPEGQQVYVDGMDVTDLIRSGDINRNVSQVAQIAEIRELLVDKQKELAANKGIVMDGRDIGTKVLPDAEVKVYLTASTRERAERRYSELVNPTLTLDELEKEIAARDRMDSERCISPLAQAEDAVLLDTTGMSLHEVVEAVLELCRSKVGGGR, encoded by the coding sequence TTGGACAGATTCAATATTGCGCTCGATGGTCCCGCAGGAGCAGGCAAAAGCTCGGCAGCGCGTTTGGTTGCCGGACGACTGGGATTCGTGTATGTGGATACCGGTGCCATGTACCGGGCGGTGACCTGGAAAATATTGCAGCTGGGCTTGAAGCCTGAGCAAACGGAAGAGGTTGTGAAAGCAGCCCGGCGCATGAACATCAAGCTTACCCCGGGGCCGGAAGGCCAGCAGGTCTATGTGGACGGAATGGATGTCACGGACTTGATCCGATCGGGGGACATCAACCGCAATGTGTCGCAGGTTGCCCAAATCGCCGAAATTCGAGAGCTACTGGTGGACAAGCAGAAGGAGCTTGCCGCGAACAAAGGGATTGTCATGGATGGCCGGGACATCGGAACGAAGGTGCTTCCTGATGCCGAGGTCAAGGTTTATCTTACCGCGAGCACCCGGGAAAGGGCCGAAAGAAGATACAGCGAGCTCGTCAATCCCACTCTCACCTTAGACGAGCTGGAGAAAGAAATCGCCGCACGGGACCGGATGGACAGCGAAAGATGCATTTCTCCGCTGGCCCAAGCGGAAGATGCCGTGCTTCTGGATACGACCGGAATGTCTCTTCATGAGGTGGTCGAGGCCGTACTGGAGCTTTGCCGCAGCAAAGTGGGCGGAGGGAGATAG
- a CDS encoding flagellar brake protein: MPFLLPSINQLLYLQINSIDDEEAKQEYKSRIADIETNYLSVEIPIHEATGRLKRLYVGDELSAYFITEGGVKHYFTTSVLGFKEEGIRQVIIKKPAEDDISKIQRRNFLRVPAELEMAVQFGERGRTVAVTEDVGGGGISFHCDKHSPLSVGMQIACWLLVPYKNGKIDHIAFKGDVVRVKPLDNRQLGMLRFSEIADRDRQKIIRYCFERQLDFRKN, encoded by the coding sequence GTGCCTTTCTTGCTTCCTTCGATAAACCAGCTGCTCTACCTCCAAATCAACTCCATCGACGATGAAGAGGCCAAGCAGGAATACAAATCCCGCATCGCGGACATCGAAACCAATTATCTTTCTGTGGAAATCCCTATTCATGAAGCGACAGGCCGTCTGAAGCGGCTGTACGTCGGGGACGAGCTGTCGGCCTACTTCATCACGGAAGGGGGAGTGAAGCACTATTTCACCACCTCCGTTCTGGGCTTCAAAGAGGAAGGGATTCGCCAGGTCATTATCAAGAAACCGGCAGAAGACGATATTTCCAAAATCCAGAGGAGAAACTTTCTCCGGGTGCCGGCCGAGCTGGAAATGGCGGTCCAGTTCGGGGAGCGGGGAAGGACCGTGGCCGTAACGGAGGACGTCGGAGGCGGAGGCATTTCCTTTCATTGCGACAAGCATTCCCCTCTTTCCGTGGGGATGCAGATTGCCTGCTGGCTGCTGGTCCCTTACAAAAACGGTAAAATCGACCACATTGCCTTCAAGGGAGATGTAGTGCGCGTGAAGCCGCTCGACAACCGGCAGCTCGGTATGCTTCGTTTTTCGGAAATAGCCGACCGCGACCGGCAAAAGATCATTCGCTATTGCTTCGAGCGCCAGCTCGATTTTCGGAAAAATTAG
- the ypeB gene encoding germination protein YpeB, producing MYKRLSAILFPITALFLIGSVVWGYQENKEKNTVLIKAENQYQRAFHDLSFHMDKLHSELGNTVAVNASSQNFYRKELVNMWRMTSEAQNDIGQLPLALVPFSKTQAFLDQIAKFTYHTSVRDLSTSPMSETEKANLNTLYERSKEINAELKKMQTHILAKNLRWMDVETALASQKENTDNAIIDGIKTIDKKVEGYTAMNWGPSVTDTARNRNLNRLPGAEITMDQAKQKAAQFFGLPDISVIHATENGKGTDYNTYTLSTVKPGTQDEMSMDVAKKGGEVLFYTHSRPVASKTLDVRGARDAAQEFLDHHKLPNFTPVAYDEANNVASLTFARVQDDVIVYPEKLTVNVALDNGEVIDMQATDYVLEHKDRKLGKMAVSMEKAKKELNPKFEVLAHDQALIKNELNEEVLCHQFLGRINGTSYKIYINGESGGEEKIETLRASDVHAAS from the coding sequence ATGTACAAAAGACTAAGCGCCATCTTGTTTCCCATTACGGCCTTGTTCCTGATCGGGTCCGTGGTGTGGGGCTACCAGGAAAACAAGGAGAAGAACACGGTACTGATCAAAGCTGAGAATCAGTACCAGCGGGCTTTCCATGATCTTTCGTTTCACATGGATAAGCTCCACAGCGAACTAGGAAATACCGTTGCCGTGAATGCCTCCTCCCAGAATTTTTACCGCAAGGAACTGGTAAATATGTGGAGAATGACGAGCGAAGCCCAGAACGACATTGGACAGCTTCCGCTGGCCCTCGTTCCTTTCAGCAAAACGCAAGCTTTTCTCGACCAAATTGCCAAGTTCACGTATCACACCTCGGTAAGGGATCTCTCGACAAGCCCCATGTCCGAAACGGAAAAGGCCAATTTGAATACCTTGTACGAGCGGTCCAAGGAAATCAATGCCGAGCTTAAGAAAATGCAGACCCACATTCTGGCCAAAAACCTCCGGTGGATGGATGTGGAAACGGCTCTTGCCTCCCAGAAGGAAAACACGGACAATGCCATTATCGACGGCATCAAGACGATAGACAAGAAAGTGGAAGGCTATACCGCGATGAACTGGGGTCCGTCGGTTACCGATACGGCCCGGAACCGGAACCTGAACCGGCTGCCAGGGGCGGAGATTACGATGGATCAGGCCAAGCAGAAAGCCGCCCAATTTTTCGGACTGCCCGATATTTCCGTCATCCACGCAACCGAAAACGGCAAAGGAACGGATTACAATACCTACACGCTGTCTACCGTTAAGCCCGGCACGCAGGATGAGATGTCGATGGACGTAGCGAAGAAGGGCGGAGAAGTGCTGTTCTACACGCATTCCCGTCCGGTCGCATCTAAGACGCTTGATGTGCGCGGAGCCCGCGACGCCGCTCAGGAATTTCTCGACCACCACAAGCTGCCGAACTTCACTCCCGTGGCCTACGACGAAGCCAACAACGTGGCCTCGCTAACGTTTGCCCGCGTTCAGGACGACGTCATCGTCTACCCGGAGAAGCTTACGGTAAACGTAGCCCTCGATAACGGAGAAGTGATCGACATGCAGGCAACTGACTACGTCCTGGAACACAAGGACCGGAAGCTCGGCAAGATGGCTGTGTCGATGGAGAAGGCGAAGAAGGAACTTAACCCTAAGTTCGAGGTGCTCGCTCACGATCAAGCCTTGATCAAGAACGAGCTGAATGAGGAAGTGCTCTGCCACCAGTTCCTTGGGCGGATCAACGGCACCTCCTACAAGATTTATATCAACGGAGAGAGCGGCGGCGAGGAGAAGATCGAGACGCTGCGGGCGAGCGATGTCCACGCCGCAAGCTGA